CCGGCCAGCCGACGTAGCCCTGGTTGCCGCCCTCCTTGGTCCCCTGACCCGGCGTCGTCGCCATCACCTTCAGCAGCGTGCCCAGCTCGCCCTTCCCCTCGCGCTCCCAGCGGCGCAGGTTGGTGATGCCGCCGTGCAGCCCGTAGCTGGTCGTGGCGTCGGCGCCGAGCGCCTCGAGGGCACTCAGGTCGCAGGCAGCGGCGGCGTCGACGATCTGCTGCCAGGTCCTCGCGACCGCCGGAGGCAGCCCGTCGGGCCGCGTCGGCTTCGCGACCCCGATCGACGAGCAGGTCGTGCCGGGTGTCGACGGCGTCGGCTCGACGCTCGTCGGCGCGGGGCCCACCGGGGGCGCCTCCGAGGCGCTGCGCAGCCCGCCCAGCCCGATCGCCGCAGGCACGACGAGTGCGACCACCGCGGCGCCCGCGACCGCCCCTCCGGCGATCCGGCGACGCCGGATCGACCGGGCCCGCGCCCGCACAGCGCCGAGGTCCGCCGGCGTGACCGGCACGCCCGACGCGCGCCCCTCGAGCGCCGCCGTCAGCTGCTGTTCCAGGTCCATGTCCATCACTGCTCCCCGTCCCCGGGCCGGGCCGGTCCTTCGTGGCTGTCAGGTCGTTCGAGGGCCGCGGGCACGCGGCTGCGCAGCGAGGCGAGGGCCCGGCTGCACTGCGACTTCACGGTGCCCACCGAGATCCCCATGACCTGCGCGATCTCGGCCTCGGTGAGCTGCTCGTAGTAGCGCAGCACCACGACGGCACGGGCACGCGGCGCGAGCTCGCCGACGAACGCCCACAGCGCCGCCGCGGTGCCGTCGTCGTACGCCGGATCGATGGACGCATCGGGCAGCCGGTCGACCGGAAGCTCCCTGCGCCGCCAGGCCCGGCGCCACAGCGAGGTCACCTCGTTGGTGAGGATCCGTCGCGTGTAGCTGTGCACGGCGTCGTGCGCGCTGACCTTGTCCCAGGCCAGGTAGAGCTTCGCGAGCGTCGTCTGCACGACGTCCTCGGCGGTCGCCAGGTCACCCGTCATCAGGTACGCCGTGCGCAGCAGCGCCGCGCGCCGCGCCTCGACGTACGCCGAGAAGTCGTCGTCGCGCTGCCGTGGCACGGCGGACGGGTCGTCGAGCATCGGGGCTCCCCACTTCGTCATGCACCAGGGACGCAGCGCAGGGCGGAATGGTTGCCATCATGGCGCCGCGGAGCGCCCGGGGCCTGTCAGCGCGCGGTGCGCAGGCGGCGTCGCTGCCCCGGAGTCGGCGGTGAGGAGGGCAGCCCACGGACGGATGCGAGGTGATCGGCGCGGGCGGCCAGGACGAGGTCGGGGTTGTCGGTGATCAGCCCGTCGACGCCGGCCTCGAGCAGGAGCCGCGCCTCCGTCGCGAGGTCGCCGTGGTGGCCCGGCCGCTCGTCGGAGCGCAGCTCGAGGGGCAGCCACCGGTTCTCGACGCGCAGCGTCCAGACGTGCACGGTCAGCCAGGCGCGGTGCGCGTCGTCCACGACGGCGCCGATGCCGCTGGTGCGGCCCTCGGTGTCGCGCTCGAGCACCAGCTCCTTGTGCACCCCGACACCCTGCGCGTACTCCCGGATCCCCGAGAGGCCGGCCGGCGTCAACAGGTCGGCGTACCGGATCTTCTCGCCGGCAGCCGCGAGGTCCGCCGGACGGCCCTTGCGGTCGAGCAGCTGGATGATCCCGACGCTGGACCGGGCCGCGACCTGGCGCAGCACCGTCGGCTCGAAGCACATCACCATGACCCGTGACCGGTCGTGGTCGACACCGTGGTCACGGAGGGTCGTGAGGAGAGGCGCCACGACGTCGAGGCCGCGCGCCGCGTAGTACGCCGCGTGCTTGAGCTCGATGAGCACGCCGATGGTGCGCTGCAGCAGCCGGGACTCGAGCGCCACCAGCGTCAGCACCTCGTCCAGGCTCGGGACCGCCAGCTGGCCGTGGAAAGCGGTGTTGGCGCGGCGCACCTTGCGGAAGCGCTCCCGCGCTCGCAGCGTCCGCAGCTCCTCGAAGGTGAAGTCCTCGACGAACCAGTCGTCGTGCTCCTCGCCGTCGACGACCCGCGTCGTACGCCGGTCGGCGAACTCGGGGTGGTCGGCGACGTCGGTGGTCGCGAAGAGCGTCGCGTCGTGACGGGCCACCAGGACTCCGTCCTTGGTCGGGACGACGTCGAGCTCGATGTCGTCCGCGCCCATGCGGATCGCGAGCCGGTAGGCGTCGAGCGTGTGCTCGGGCCGCTGGCCGCTCGCGCCACGGTGGCCGACGACCGCCGGCGTCGGGACCAGGCTCCGTCCCAGCGCCGCGGCGGGCACCGGGGAGATCTCCGGGTTGCTCACGCTCCCTTGATCCCACGGCCGGGCGAACCCGGGGTGACGCGCAGATGTCGGGCGGACGTTCGGACCCGCACGTCTTCGTGCTCGCCCGTGGCGGGGGTCACCTCAGTGCGCGACAGGGCAGGTCCGCACCTGCATCTCGTCGACGCCGAACACGATCGAGGTCTGGCGGTACGCCGGAGTGCCCTGCACCTGCAGGTCGGGGAAGCGGCGCGCGAGCGCGGGCAGCGCGATCTGCAGCTCCAGCCGCGCCAGCTCGGCGCCCACGCAGCGGTGGATGCCGTGGCCGAAGGCGAGGTGCGAGGACGGTTCGCGGGAGGGGTCGAAGCCCGGCCGGCCGTCGTGGTTGGAGCCGGGGATCGAGACCATCACGACGTCGCCCTTGCGGATCCGCTGGCCGGCCACGACGACGTCCTGCTTCGCGAACCGCGGGAACGCGACCTGCACGACGGCGAGGTGGCGCAGCAGCTCCTCCACGACCGGCACCGGGTCGTCGCCCTCGGCCAGAGCCCGCCACCACTCGCGGTGCTCCAGGAGCAGTCCCGT
The sequence above is a segment of the Nocardioides jiangxiensis genome. Coding sequences within it:
- a CDS encoding glycerophosphodiester phosphodiesterase family protein, coding for MSNPEISPVPAAALGRSLVPTPAVVGHRGASGQRPEHTLDAYRLAIRMGADDIELDVVPTKDGVLVARHDATLFATTDVADHPEFADRRTTRVVDGEEHDDWFVEDFTFEELRTLRARERFRKVRRANTAFHGQLAVPSLDEVLTLVALESRLLQRTIGVLIELKHAAYYAARGLDVVAPLLTTLRDHGVDHDRSRVMVMCFEPTVLRQVAARSSVGIIQLLDRKGRPADLAAAGEKIRYADLLTPAGLSGIREYAQGVGVHKELVLERDTEGRTSGIGAVVDDAHRAWLTVHVWTLRVENRWLPLELRSDERPGHHGDLATEARLLLEAGVDGLITDNPDLVLAARADHLASVRGLPSSPPTPGQRRRLRTAR
- a CDS encoding SigE family RNA polymerase sigma factor; amino-acid sequence: MTKWGAPMLDDPSAVPRQRDDDFSAYVEARRAALLRTAYLMTGDLATAEDVVQTTLAKLYLAWDKVSAHDAVHSYTRRILTNEVTSLWRRAWRRRELPVDRLPDASIDPAYDDGTAAALWAFVGELAPRARAVVVLRYYEQLTEAEIAQVMGISVGTVKSQCSRALASLRSRVPAALERPDSHEGPARPGDGEQ